A region of the Paracholeplasma morum genome:
TGTCCTTTTGGAATATCTCTTAAGGCATTATAGAATACCCTTCCGTAAAATGGTGCAGCACTTAATACTAAGGAAGGAATCGCGGCGTTTGGCCCTAACATAGTACCGACCAGCCATACGGTAACAGGAATCATGATAATCATCAAAATGATGAATGGAACCGATCTAAATACATCCATGATTGATCCAAATATCTTATGAAATACTGCTTGTTTCTTTGAACCATTTAACTCTGTTAGAAATAACGTTAATCCAATGATACTTCCAAAAATAAACACTAATAGCCCTGTTACAACGAGTAAGTATAATGTGTCTTTAAATGCATCAATCAATAATGATTGTTCATAAGCTGTAAATGACATTTTATCGTTCCTCCTTGTTAAACTCTGTGATTTTTACCCCATGATTTCGTAAGTAGTCTAATGATTCTTGGTCGTTTTTTCCTTCTATACGAATGATCATCCTACCAAGGATATGACCTTTCAACTTAAGGGTTTCTGCATGTAAGATACTTAATCTCACCTGATAGGTTTGAATCATGGTTGACAACAACGACTCGTAGACGTTTTTAGCATCATATATCAGTTGATATACGTCATCGCCCCTAAAGAAATCCAGTTCTTCTTGTCGTAATAGCTTCTTAGATATCTCTTTTTGAGGATTAATGAATAGATTAACTGTTGACTTTTGCTCAACAATGCGACCATTTTCCATAACGACAATTTGATCGGCAATCTCGCGCACAATCTCCATTTGATGGGATATAAAGACTATGGTCATCGACTCTTTTTCTTTGATTTCATTGAGTAGTTTCACAACTTCTAAGGCTGTATTCGGGTCAAGTGCTGAAGTAATTTCATCACATAGTAAGTACTTAGGTTTAGAGGAGATTGCTCTTGCGATTCCAACCCGTTGACGTTGTCCTCCTGACAATTCTTTTGGATAGTTATCCTTCTTATCCAGAAGTCCAACTAAATTTAGTACTTCTAGGATACGATCATGACGTTCATCCTTAGGATAATTGCTAATTTGAAGTGCAAGCTTAATGTTTTCATAAACCGATAGTTGACTTAGTAAATTGTCACTTTGAAAAACCATGCCCATCTGTTTTCTTAGTGTGTTTAGTTCATTGGGTTTTAGTTTTGTTAAATCAATGCCATCAATCAGAATTTGACCACTTGATGGTTTAATTAATCC
Encoded here:
- a CDS encoding methionine ABC transporter permease — encoded protein: MSFTAYEQSLLIDAFKDTLYLLVVTGLLVFIFGSIIGLTLFLTELNGSKKQAVFHKIFGSIMDVFRSVPFIILMIIMIPVTVWLVGTMLGPNAAIPSLVLSAAPFYGRVFYNALRDIPKGHIEAIHSLGANRKTLIVLLFKEAMPSLISGFTVTMVSLVGFIAAAGAVGAGGLGDLARRRALTMDYDMMYASVILLLVIVLVIQIIGDYLAKRIDKR
- a CDS encoding methionine ABC transporter ATP-binding protein — encoded protein: MIELKQVHKTFESKKGDFQALSNIDLRLDDRMCYGIVGYSGAGKSTLVRLLNGLIKPSSGQILIDGIDLTKLKPNELNTLRKQMGMVFQSDNLLSQLSVYENIKLALQISNYPKDERHDRILEVLNLVGLLDKKDNYPKELSGGQRQRVGIARAISSKPKYLLCDEITSALDPNTALEVVKLLNEIKEKESMTIVFISHQMEIVREIADQIVVMENGRIVEQKSTVNLFINPQKEISKKLLRQEELDFFRGDDVYQLIYDAKNVYESLLSTMIQTYQVRLSILHAETLKLKGHILGRMIIRIEGKNDQESLDYLRNHGVKITEFNKEER